A segment of the Kluyveromyces marxianus DMKU3-1042 DNA, complete genome, chromosome 5 genome:
CATTaacaaaagacaaaaaatcaaagcaGATAGTTAAATCTCTGTCAGATTTTTTTCGTTTATTAATTGATGCTTATATGTCATTATAGGCTTGCACTGTCCCTTATAACCATTTTTTGGCACCTACACACACTTGCTTCAAGCATCTTGAATGTTTGAacaacctttttttctttttatttttcctCTCTTGTTTGTATATTGTGTTTAACGTATCCTTAGAGCCATTGTGGCGCTTTGTCGGCTCGCCGTAGACACATCTTATCAAATCACTTTTATCAGCTCTTGATGTAGTCTGCTGTTATCGATAGACCTCTAAAGCTTTAAAAGCGGACGCGACataatctttttctttttgtaataACGAAATATTACTTAATAGTCATAtgacaaaaaaacagaGGAAACTCTTATTGTAATCTATTATTTGGGAAGAAAACATACCTCACTTAACCCACTTTTGAACGGTTTATTGCTGAAACGACAACACCGTCGATGATACCATGAAGAGTAAAGGCAAATTGAGACCAAAAATATATGACGTTGTATTTTTGTATTTAACGTTTATTCCTTTTGCAGTTCTTGGCACCTATGCAAGATTAGGTATTTACAGACTATCAAAATATGAACCATCATACATCACTCCAACATCTACGATATGGCCAAATATAGTAGCTAGCTTTCTCTTGGGTGCTACACGAGAGACACACAGCATTATTTCGATTGATTCCGTCATGTTACCTTGTCTAACGACCGGATTCTGTGGAACGTTTTCATCATTCTCATCGCTAATGTTGGAATTGTTTCAACACTCCACGAACAAGGGTTTAGATAGAAAAGCCTACCCTAATGCAGGATATGGAGTAATGGAGTTCATAGCTGTGCTTTTGGTACAGTTAGCAGCTTCTTGTGGTGGCCTAATTCTAGGGCAATCAATTATGAGAAACATACTAAACTACTACTATAATTGTCATAGGACCTTGGTAAGGTTGATTCGCGGGATTGGATATATCTCTCAAATAGCATGTATTCCAATTGTAGCGTCACAGATTGCATTAGCTGTTATTTTTAAAGGAGATAGCAGATTCTGGACAGTAGGATCCCTTTTCGGAGTAGTGGGTGCGGCTGTAAGGTTGGAATTATCAAATAGATTGAACAATAAATTTGGTTGGTTCCCACTAGGAACTTTTATGTGTAACGTTATAAGCACAACTATTGCATCTGTTCTTTTcatgttgaagaatggtTTGAAAGATCATAACTCACAACGTCTtgtcaacaacaacgaaGCTCTGTCGATGATGACATACCTAACATTAGGATTTTGTGGAGGAATGAGCACACTGAGCACTTTCGTCTACGAGGGTCAAGTGATGGGTCTTCCTAAAGCGTGTATATACTACTTATTATCCATTGGGATTGGCTTCGCTCTCACAATCATAATCATCGGTTCTTACGCATGGAAGCATAATCTAGAAGCTACGCAACAGCTCTTCACTTAAATTTACTATCATATCGACTTATACTATGTAATACTGTAATACTGTAATTTGTACACCCGCAGCCATACTCGCATAAACTCGCAGAAGCTCTGGATGACTCAAGATTTACTGCTTATCTGCTACGCTCATATTCTCATATTCGATTTATATCTCGTGATGGTATGATTTTCAGAAGGTGTACTAACAGTTTCTTACTTAAACAAGTTAGTCACATTTGTAGGATCGAAACACCAAAGAACCAGAAAAGTAGAGTTAAAAAACAACCTCACAACCACCAATAACCATACAATTGACATCCAATATGTCGGAAGAAACTAAGAAGCCTATTATTTTTGCTCCAAAGACCTACCAATATGATAAATTTTCGCTAGACGAAAGTAGTATTGATAGTGATCCAATTGTACAATTTACGAAATGGTTTAACGAAGCCAAAGATGATCCTACAGAGAGTATTCCAGAGTCTGTATCTTTTGCAACTGCTGAGCTACCATCTGGAAAAGTCTCGTGCAGAATCcttttgttcaaagagCTAGATGACAGAGGGTTTACAGTATATTCTAACTGGGGGACATCGAGAAAAGCAGATGATATTAAGAGTAATCCACAAGCAGCTATGACATTCTTCTGGAAGAACTTACAGAGGCAAGTGCGTGTCGAGGGTTTTACTGAGCATGTCTCAAGAGAAACTTCTCAACGTTATTTCAAGACGAGACCTAGGGGATCTAAGATTGGTGCATGGTCCTCCCCTCAATCTCATCGTATTGAAAACAGAGAAGAGTTGAATGCTttgctgaagaaaaatGAGGAGAAGTTCAAAGATGCTGAAGATGTTGAATGTCCTGAGTTCTGGGGTGGTATTAGAGTTGTTCCTTTGAGAATTGAGTTCTGGCAGGGTAGGGCTAGTCGTTTACACGATCGTTTagtctttgaaagaaagtcCGAAAACGATGCATGGGAGCTAGTTAGATTAGCACCATAAGTTGAATAACAACTTAAAAACGAGCAACTAGACAAGATTTAATTTCATaaattgaatatatattatatattgCTGAGTATATCAAATGCAACCTGGACGTTGTTATATATGGTCTTGTTGGTGTTCTGTATGTTTTGAGAAAGGTCTTGTAAATTCTTGTTGATTGACTCTTTTTTCGTCTCTGTCCAGTCAGAATAATTATGGCGCACGTAAAGAACAAACACAAGAGCCAATAGCTGCAAAAGGAATTTATCTCCGTCGCCCCAATTTTCTATTATAACCCATACTTCTTTCGCTATCGAGGGGCATAACTCAACCTTTGAATGAGCTACAATATTCAAAACCACACCCAGCTGCAATATCAAGGTATCAATGAAGGATTGCTTTGACAATGTTCCCGCATTGTAAGCTTGAATCATATAGGAAAGGCAATTTTCTATTATGAGCACCCTTTCTTTCATGGACAAAAGGTTTaggaagaaaatatgaTTTGTTAATTTAATAAGAATCTTGATGAGATTTATGTTTTCGATGAAATCTGTGACCAAATTCATTACCTGGCTATGCATGAGAACCATTACTTCCTCTGTTATATTTTCATTCAGATATTTCTCAAGAACTCCGAGAAGTTGTGAAGAAGGCTCGACTAATAATTCTATAAGTGTAATGAAATCATTGCTATTAGGCGTAATATTTTGTTCCCATAACGCAAGAGCGATGTCCTTAGGACTACTTTCTATACGTCTTGTGAGATCTCTAAAATTGAGTTTTGTTATCTTACTCCCTTTTGTTAATTCTGGCACACTTTGAAGTGATACGCATACTCTAGCAAACTCCGATACTGTCTGCCATTGGGGTGAATTTCGTGATAATGGTACGCGGTGAGCAATCCAGCTTTGTAAAAAGCACATAACTGTGTTTTCTAATGATGAATTCTGCAGAAACCAGTCCCATAATTCATCTGCTTTATATTTGCTAACATATAATACCAGTTCTTCGTTGTTCATTAATTGTAAGCAGCAATTGATGAGAGTTGCAACAAAGTGCCCCTCATCCTTGGCTTCAATTCGTAGAAAGTCTAGTTCATCTTCATATTTTAGACCTTCGCCTAGAGCCTTTAATTGGTTGACGTGAATCACTGCATTATCGTCACCATCATCACGtaaattggaagaagaagttatagttttttgtttcttggtATTAACTTTAACATTATTAGTTTCGGCAACTTCTTCGTCTTGAGCATCAGTTTCGCTTTGCCTTAGCGTCCTAGTCCTTCCATAGCGGATTTGTTCCCCAGAGCCACTACTATTTTTAGGTGCTGTTTC
Coding sequences within it:
- a CDS encoding FluC/FEX family fluoride channel yields the protein MKSKGKLRPKIYDVVFLYLTFIPFAVLGTYARLGIYRLSKYEPSYITPTSTIWPNIVASFLLGATRETHSIISIDSVMLPCLTTGFCGTFSSFSSLMLELFQHSTNKGLDRKAYPNAGYGVMEFIAVLLVQLAASCGGLILGQSIMRNILNYYYNCHRTLVRLIRGIGYISQIACIPIVASQIALAVIFKGDSRFWTVGSLFGVVGAAVRLELSNRLNNKFGWFPLGTFMCNVISTTIASVLFMLKNGLKDHNSQRLVNNNEALSMMTYLTLGFCGGMSTLSTFVYEGQVMGLPKACIYYLLSIGIGFALTIIIIGSYAWKHNLEATQQLFT
- the PDX3 gene encoding pyridoxamine-phosphate oxidase PDX3, with the translated sequence MSEETKKPIIFAPKTYQYDKFSLDESSIDSDPIVQFTKWFNEAKDDPTESIPESVSFATAELPSGKVSCRILLFKELDDRGFTVYSNWGTSRKADDIKSNPQAAMTFFWKNLQRQVRVEGFTEHVSRETSQRYFKTRPRGSKIGAWSSPQSHRIENREELNALLKKNEEKFKDAEDVECPEFWGGIRVVPLRIEFWQGRASRLHDRLVFERKSENDAWELVRLAP
- the RAD61 gene encoding Rad61p, translated to MRVYGHRSKFQALAKKYLSRRNDDANSTSDDSFTSSEDEAESSSTTFDRTHETSPLVPKQIDQQHGNNATSLDPFDILDEIPIKSDVSKSRTRQRKVTRILKPVIYGNSELDITNQEPAGEANEYQHEFQTTIDSISSMISSLKDSNEVISSYSLIETAPKNSSGSGEQIRYGRTRTLRQSETDAQDEEVAETNNVKVNTKKQKTITSSSNLRDDGDDNAVIHVNQLKALGEGLKYEDELDFLRIEAKDEGHFVATLINCCLQLMNNEELVLYVSKYKADELWDWFLQNSSLENTVMCFLQSWIAHRVPLSRNSPQWQTVSEFARVCVSLQSVPELTKGSKITKLNFRDLTRRIESSPKDIALALWEQNITPNSNDFITLIELLVEPSSQLLGVLEKYLNENITEEVMVLMHSQVMNLVTDFIENINLIKILIKLTNHIFFLNLLSMKERVLIIENCLSYMIQAYNAGTLSKQSFIDTLILQLGVVLNIVAHSKVELCPSIAKEVWVIIENWGDGDKFLLQLLALVFVLYVRHNYSDWTETKKESINKNLQDLSQNIQNTNKTIYNNVQVAFDILSNI